From a region of the Streptacidiphilus albus JL83 genome:
- a CDS encoding helix-turn-helix transcriptional regulator, translating into MNPQELTNLAHLRRARDLIDREYARPLDVPTMAQRALMSPAHFSRQFRAAYGETPYSYLMTRRIERAMALLRAGASVTDACMEVGCTSLGSFSSRFTEITGETPSAYRSREHSAVEAMPACIAKVRTRPRRDGQASRIREARPGAGA; encoded by the coding sequence GTGAACCCGCAGGAGCTGACCAACCTCGCGCATCTGCGAAGGGCCCGGGACCTGATCGACCGGGAGTACGCGCGTCCGCTCGACGTGCCGACGATGGCGCAGCGGGCGCTGATGTCGCCCGCGCACTTCTCCCGGCAGTTCCGGGCCGCCTACGGCGAGACGCCCTACAGCTACCTCATGACCCGGCGGATCGAGCGCGCCATGGCGCTGCTGCGCGCGGGTGCGAGCGTGACCGACGCCTGCATGGAGGTCGGCTGTACCTCGCTGGGCTCCTTCAGCTCCCGGTTCACCGAGATCACCGGCGAGACGCCCAGCGCCTACCGGAGCCGCGAGCACAGCGCGGTCGAGGCGATGCCCGCCTGCATCGCCAAGGTGCGGACCAGGCCGCGCCGGGACGGGCAGGCGAGCAGGATCCGAGAAGCGCGCCCGGGGGCCGGTGCCTAG
- a CDS encoding L,D-transpeptidase: MPTDAAAGAAPAPGGRRSWGRRAVVAGLAATPVALVAACSGGRSDGSGASGAGGAGAAKTSAAVVTVTPAGGSQKADFTQPVKVTVAGGTLSSVTVTGPGGVLVAGQLAADGTSWTSTGKLSSGTGYQVATVATDHAKVQLKQQTSFTTGAPAKTFVGVFTPEDGTTVGVGMPVSIVFNKPVADQAAVQKAVTVTAVPPVPVVGHWFSSTRLDFRPEEYWTPGTRVTLSLRLKDVEGAPGVYGTQAKDVAFTIGRSQTSVADLAAKQLTVTRDGRVTQTWPISGGSPQHTTWAGKMVISEKLLQTRMDSQTVNLGGEYNIADVPHAMRLTTSGTFIHGNYWAGTSVFGSANTSHGCVGMHDVQGAGSPSTPAAAFYNSSITGDVVEVVNSGDQTVASSNGLNGWNMDWASWKAGSAV, translated from the coding sequence CTGCCGACCGATGCCGCGGCGGGCGCCGCGCCCGCGCCCGGCGGACGCCGCAGCTGGGGCCGGCGCGCGGTGGTGGCCGGGCTGGCAGCCACCCCGGTGGCCCTGGTCGCCGCCTGCAGCGGCGGCCGCTCCGACGGCTCCGGAGCGTCCGGCGCGGGCGGCGCCGGGGCGGCGAAGACCTCGGCGGCGGTGGTGACCGTCACCCCCGCGGGCGGCAGCCAGAAGGCGGACTTCACCCAGCCGGTCAAGGTCACCGTGGCCGGCGGCACCCTCAGCTCGGTCACCGTCACCGGTCCCGGCGGCGTCCTGGTCGCCGGGCAGCTCGCGGCCGACGGCACCAGTTGGACCAGTACCGGCAAGCTCAGTTCCGGCACCGGCTACCAGGTCGCGACCGTCGCCACCGACCACGCCAAGGTGCAGCTGAAGCAGCAGACCAGCTTCACCACGGGCGCCCCGGCCAAGACCTTCGTCGGGGTCTTCACCCCCGAGGACGGCACCACCGTGGGCGTCGGCATGCCGGTCTCCATCGTCTTCAACAAGCCGGTCGCCGACCAGGCCGCCGTGCAGAAGGCGGTCACCGTCACGGCCGTGCCGCCGGTCCCGGTGGTCGGTCACTGGTTCAGCTCCACCCGGCTCGACTTCCGCCCCGAGGAGTACTGGACGCCCGGCACCAGGGTCACCCTCAGCCTGCGGCTGAAGGACGTCGAGGGCGCCCCCGGCGTCTACGGCACCCAGGCCAAGGACGTGGCCTTCACCATCGGCCGCAGCCAGACCAGCGTCGCCGACCTCGCCGCCAAGCAGCTGACCGTCACCCGCGACGGCAGGGTCACCCAGACCTGGCCGATCTCCGGCGGCAGCCCCCAGCACACCACCTGGGCCGGGAAGATGGTGATCTCCGAGAAGCTGCTGCAGACCCGGATGGACTCGCAGACCGTCAACCTCGGCGGCGAGTACAACATCGCCGACGTCCCGCACGCCATGCGGCTCACCACCTCCGGCACCTTCATCCACGGCAACTACTGGGCCGGCACCTCGGTCTTCGGCAGCGCCAACACCAGCCACGGCTGCGTCGGCATGCACGACGTCCAGGGCGCGGGCAGCCCCAGCACCCCGGCCGCGGCCTTCTACAACAGCTCGATCACCGGCGACGTCGTCGAGGTGGTCAACTCGGGCGACCAGACCGTCGCTTCGTCCAACGGGCTGAACGGCTGGAACATGGACTGGGCCAGCTGGAAGGCCGGCAGCGCGGTCTGA
- a CDS encoding cystathionine beta-synthase: MRYHDSIIELVGNTPLVRLNKVAEGISATVLAKVEYFNPGGSVKDRIAMRMIEAAEASGELKPGGTIVEPTSGNTGVGLAIVAQQKGYRCIFVCPDKVSTDKINVLRAYGAEVVVCPTAVAPEHPDSYYNVSDRLVRETPGAWKPDQYSNPNNPASHYDSTGPELWEQTDGRITHFVAGVGTGGTISGTGRYLKDVSKGAVQVVGADPEGSVYSGGSGRPYLVEGVGEDFWPTAYDRTVADEIVPVSDKDSFQMTRRLAKEEGLLVGGSCGMAVVAALRVAERLGPDDVVVVLLPDSGRGYLSKIFNDDWMQDYGFLDEGGPESVVGDVLARKDALEHGGIPQFVHMHPQESVGEAVQILREYGVSQLPVVSPGAGHPDVMAGEVIGSIVERDLLDGLFAKRFELADPIEGHMSAPLPVVGSGESITRLMAVLERADAAVVLVEGKPQGIVTRQDLLSFMAEHGVH, translated from the coding sequence GTGCGGTACCACGATTCGATCATCGAGCTGGTCGGCAACACCCCTCTGGTGAGGCTCAACAAGGTCGCCGAGGGAATCAGTGCCACCGTTCTGGCCAAGGTTGAGTACTTCAACCCGGGCGGCTCGGTGAAGGACCGCATCGCCATGCGGATGATCGAGGCGGCAGAGGCGTCGGGCGAGCTGAAGCCCGGCGGGACCATCGTCGAGCCCACCTCGGGCAACACCGGTGTCGGGCTGGCGATCGTCGCCCAGCAGAAGGGCTACCGCTGCATCTTCGTCTGCCCGGACAAGGTTTCCACGGACAAGATCAACGTGCTCCGGGCCTACGGCGCCGAGGTCGTGGTCTGCCCGACCGCGGTCGCCCCCGAGCACCCCGACTCGTACTACAACGTCAGCGACCGCCTGGTCCGGGAGACCCCCGGGGCGTGGAAGCCGGACCAGTACTCGAACCCCAACAACCCCGCCAGCCACTACGACTCCACCGGCCCCGAGCTGTGGGAGCAGACGGATGGCCGGATCACGCACTTCGTGGCCGGCGTCGGCACCGGCGGCACCATCTCCGGTACCGGCCGCTACCTCAAGGACGTCTCCAAGGGCGCGGTCCAGGTCGTCGGCGCGGACCCGGAGGGCTCCGTCTACTCCGGCGGCTCCGGCCGCCCCTACCTGGTCGAGGGCGTCGGCGAGGACTTCTGGCCGACCGCCTACGACCGCACGGTGGCCGACGAGATCGTGCCGGTCTCCGACAAGGACTCGTTCCAGATGACCCGCCGCCTCGCCAAGGAGGAGGGCCTGCTGGTCGGCGGCTCCTGCGGGATGGCCGTGGTCGCGGCGCTGCGGGTGGCCGAGCGGCTCGGCCCGGACGACGTGGTCGTGGTGCTGCTCCCGGACTCCGGGCGCGGCTACCTCTCGAAGATCTTCAACGACGACTGGATGCAGGACTACGGCTTCCTGGACGAGGGCGGTCCCGAGTCGGTCGTCGGCGATGTACTGGCCCGCAAGGACGCGCTGGAGCACGGCGGCATTCCGCAGTTCGTCCACATGCACCCGCAGGAGTCGGTCGGCGAGGCCGTGCAGATCCTCCGCGAGTACGGCGTCTCCCAGCTCCCGGTGGTCTCGCCCGGCGCTGGCCACCCGGACGTGATGGCCGGCGAGGTCATCGGCTCGATCGTGGAGCGGGACCTGCTGGACGGTCTCTTCGCCAAGCGCTTCGAGCTCGCCGACCCGATCGAGGGTCACATGTCGGCGCCGCTGCCGGTGGTGGGCTCCGGCGAGTCCATCACCCGGCTGATGGCGGTGCTGGAGCGGGCCGACGCCGCCGTGGTCCTGGTCGAGGGCAAGCCGCAGGGCATCGTCACCCGGCAGGACCTGCTGTCCTTCATGGCGGAGCACGGCGTGCACTGA
- a CDS encoding SGNH/GDSL hydrolase family protein produces the protein MARRIAAAAAYGGGGIGLLGVGFAGLLLTEAKLAEIQLNTLKGEPPRADGVYGEAFASGEEPPLLMGVLGDSTAAGFGVDRGRDTPGALLAGGIASVAERPVRLMVAAVNGAASDDLERQLGVLLAAEPALDIALVMIGANDVTQRIKLADSVRLLGETVRRLRAAGAEVVVGTCPDLGTIAPVRPPLRTLARRASRQLAAAQTIAVVDSGGRSVSLGALLGPEFEHRPEMFASDRYHPSAQGYQTAAMALLPSMCAALEIWPEEERADALRGEGVLPVARAAAQAAGLGGTEVAGAAVAGAEAGPRGRWALLKHRRRRILPEVAEPEPAAADGAAEGDSATSGNSHAVGADAPAT, from the coding sequence GTGGCACGACGCATTGCCGCTGCGGCGGCTTACGGAGGCGGCGGAATCGGTCTGCTCGGTGTGGGGTTCGCCGGGCTGCTGCTGACCGAGGCGAAACTGGCGGAGATCCAGTTGAACACCCTGAAGGGTGAGCCACCGCGCGCCGACGGCGTCTACGGGGAGGCGTTCGCCAGCGGGGAGGAGCCGCCGCTGCTGATGGGCGTCCTGGGCGACTCGACCGCCGCCGGTTTCGGCGTCGACCGGGGCCGGGACACCCCGGGGGCACTGCTGGCCGGCGGGATCGCCTCGGTCGCGGAGCGCCCGGTCCGGCTGATGGTCGCCGCGGTCAACGGCGCCGCCTCGGACGACCTGGAGCGGCAGCTGGGAGTGCTGCTGGCGGCGGAGCCCGCGCTGGACATCGCACTGGTGATGATCGGGGCCAATGACGTCACCCAGCGGATCAAGCTGGCCGACTCGGTGCGGCTGCTCGGCGAAACGGTTCGCCGGCTGCGCGCGGCCGGGGCCGAGGTCGTCGTCGGGACCTGTCCCGACCTGGGCACCATCGCGCCGGTCCGGCCGCCGCTGCGGACCCTGGCGCGCCGCGCCAGCCGCCAGCTCGCCGCCGCGCAGACCATCGCCGTGGTCGACTCGGGCGGGCGCAGCGTCTCGCTGGGCGCGCTGCTCGGCCCGGAGTTCGAGCACCGGCCGGAGATGTTCGCCTCCGACCGCTACCACCCCTCCGCCCAAGGCTACCAGACGGCCGCGATGGCACTGCTGCCGTCGATGTGCGCGGCGCTGGAGATCTGGCCCGAGGAGGAGCGCGCGGACGCGCTGCGGGGCGAGGGCGTGCTGCCGGTCGCCCGGGCCGCCGCGCAGGCCGCGGGGCTGGGCGGGACGGAGGTGGCCGGTGCGGCGGTGGCCGGCGCGGAGGCCGGACCCCGGGGCCGCTGGGCGCTGCTGAAGCACCGGCGCCGCCGGATCCTGCCGGAGGTCGCCGAGCCGGAACCGGCCGCGGCGGACGGAGCAGCCGAGGGGGATTCCGCAACGTCGGGGAATTCACACGCCGTCGGCGCTGACGCCCCGGCTACCTGA